A window of Methylocaldum szegediense genomic DNA:
GGTAGTTCGTAGCCGTCACCCGCGATGGCTGCAGACTCGCCTCACGCGCGGTACCCAATACCGCGCCCCACAGGAACATCAACATCGCATTCTGCGGAAAATACTCCCAAAGATTGAACGGCAGCCCCGCTACGAAAATGAATGTCATCACCATGCCTTTTCGAGGATGGACGGACATCCGGGCGGACATCCAAAGGAAAACGAGATACGCGAGCAGGCCGATCAGGCCGTAGCCGTTAAGGAGAAACAGATACAGGCTGTCGGAATCGAACTGGCCGGGAAAATGCTCGGCACCGAACAGGACGTTGATCGTGTTGGAGCCGAGCCCGAGCCCCCAACCGAAGAGAAGATCCGGCAGGTCATTGATGTTATTGCTCAGCATCCGTTGCCAGAGCGCGATGCGGCCATCCTGCGTGGGATCGGCATCCTCCCGGCCGCTCAGGAGCGGACTCGATGCCAGTATCAGCGCGCCGACCGCGAGTGCCGGGGCGGGCAGGATCAATGTCCAGCGGTCGCGGGGACGCACCGCCGAATAGAACTGGAAGAAAAGAACCAGGAAAGAGCTGAGCAAGGCCGTTCGGGACCCGCTCAACAAGGCCAGAAAAGTGGTGACGTACATCCATTTCCGAATCTTCGGCGCCTTGGCCAGCGCGAAAAAAAGCGTGCAGGTCGACATTGCCGCTCCGAACAGATTCGGGCTGACAAAAGTGCCGAAGGGACGTCCGCCGCCCAGAAGCGATACGCCGACCAAGGGCGGCGACCACAGCGCCTGGATGATGGCCAATACGCCTTGCAGGACGATGTAATAACGGAGGTAGGAGGTAAATTTCAGAATGACCGTCTCGGCCGCGCCCAGCCGCGCCGTCATGTAGCCGATCAGAGCCAGCGGCAGGTATTCGAACACGCGAAGCCCGGCCAGCGGCACCACCAACGGTAAATCCAAGAACAGCGCATAGGCGACTTCGAACAGCGCGTAACTTGCGACCACCGCAAGGAAGGCAAACATCGAACCGGTCGCCGCGCCTCTCCAGAACCGCCGTTCCAGCGCCGCGTAAGCGATTACCACCACCAGCATCACTTCACGCAAGATGCGCAGACCGAAATCCTGTTCCCCGTAAACCTCCTTGACCCCGTTCCACGCCGACTCGACCTGAGGCAACGACGCGACCGCCGACACGCTCACCAGGGCGAAAAGAAGCACGGGCAGATCTTTTTCGAGGCGGATTTTCATCGTTCCAAAACGTCTTTTTGTTTTTGGCAGTCGCTGTGCCGGTCCAAAAAAGCCGAAATCCCGTTAAACCGCCTTCGGATACGCATACCCGTAATACGAGTAATACGACGAACCTTCCTTCATATCGTTGATGATGAAGCCGTTCGGCTTGATGCCCACGTGCTGGAAGCGGCGGAAGCTCACCTCCAGCTCCTGCGCGGTGTAACGTCCTTCCTTGACAACCAGGAAGGTAGCATCGGCGTGTTTACCGATGATGGCGGGGTCGGTCGTACCCAAGACCGGCGGGGAGTCGATGACGATGTGGTTATAGAAAGCTTTCAGGTCTTCCAGGATCGAGTCCAGGCCGCCGAGCACCAGGAGTTCGGCGGGATTGGAGACGTTCCGCCCTTTCGAGATGAAATCCACACCCACCTCCGGAAGGCTGGTGATCACCTCGGCCAGCGAAGCCGTTCCCTCGAGGAGATCCGAAAGCCCCCGTTCCTTCTGTACCGAAAAAACCTCATGCAACCGGCCATTGCGTAAGTCGGCGTCTATGATCAGCACCCGTTTCCTGATGCTGGCGAGGAGAGCTGCCAGGTTCGAACTGACAAAGGACTTTCCCATGCCCGGTGCCGGGCTGCTGATCATGATGACCTTGCTTTCGCCGCTGGCGAGGGTGGCTTCGAGAGTCGTCCGCAGGGCACGCAGCGATTCGACCGACATGTCGTGAGGTGCCTGGCTGGCCAATACGGCCGGCCGGTCCGAATCGACGCGTTTGGCGAGACGCCTCTGGGTCTTGCTGTGGGGAATAGCGGCGTAAAGCGGAATCCCGACCCGGTATTCCAGCAACGCCGGGTAATTGTCGTGGCGCTGCAGGGAGTTACGCAGGAACACGAGCGCGGAACCCGCGGTCAGGCCCAATACGGTCGCGATCGCCAACAATAGAGCGGGTTTCGGCCAGTAGGGTTTTTCCGGTATCACGGCATAGTCGACGATGCGGGAATTGCCGATCGATCCCGCGGCGGCCACGCGCTGCTCCTGCGCGCTGTTCAGCAGCGAGGTATAGAGCTCGGTGTTGACTTGCACATCGCGGGACAAGCTCACCATGTTTTGCTGCGTACGCGGCAGTTCCTTGATCCGCTTGTTGAGATCCGCGAGCTTGCGTTCGACCCGGGCGATCTGGGCCTTGGTGGCGATCATGTCCGGATGCGCATCCGTGAGCCGCTGATTTTGTTCCTCGTATTTCTGTCTGAGCTGGATGCCGAGGGTTTCCATTTCCGCCGCTTGCTTCAGGAGTACCTCAGCC
This region includes:
- a CDS encoding polysaccharide biosynthesis tyrosine autokinase, with protein sequence MNTYGQNEIILPPSPNWSSRIEEPGVSIRDYVDLLLEGKKTILLTLTAVLTVTVVYLIFAPRTYKADALLRIDKNKALLTAPLRSEASKYPAEAENPRAQREVEILRSRSVLGKVVDGLNLAVEVSPRYFPLIGEALARWHDPRDGVAGAWWGFSRWAFGGEKIEIGDFTVPDRYLGKDFTLVALEGARFQLLGPKGERLGEGQVGDSVEIDVGEEKPIVIKVSELKAHPGTHFDLRRESRLTAIEKLKKAFTVKEASKDTDILNVELKGRDPVKLAKSVNDIATTYVNATVNWESAEAAQKLAFLESQLPIVKERLERAEQALSAYRQQHGAVDISAEAEVLLKQAAEMETLGIQLRQKYEEQNQRLTDAHPDMIATKAQIARVERKLADLNKRIKELPRTQQNMVSLSRDVQVNTELYTSLLNSAQEQRVAAAGSIGNSRIVDYAVIPEKPYWPKPALLLAIATVLGLTAGSALVFLRNSLQRHDNYPALLEYRVGIPLYAAIPHSKTQRRLAKRVDSDRPAVLASQAPHDMSVESLRALRTTLEATLASGESKVIMISSPAPGMGKSFVSSNLAALLASIRKRVLIIDADLRNGRLHEVFSVQKERGLSDLLEGTASLAEVITSLPEVGVDFISKGRNVSNPAELLVLGGLDSILEDLKAFYNHIVIDSPPVLGTTDPAIIGKHADATFLVVKEGRYTAQELEVSFRRFQHVGIKPNGFIINDMKEGSSYYSYYGYAYPKAV
- a CDS encoding O-antigen ligase family protein, with product MKIRLEKDLPVLLFALVSVSAVASLPQVESAWNGVKEVYGEQDFGLRILREVMLVVVIAYAALERRFWRGAATGSMFAFLAVVASYALFEVAYALFLDLPLVVPLAGLRVFEYLPLALIGYMTARLGAAETVILKFTSYLRYYIVLQGVLAIIQALWSPPLVGVSLLGGGRPFGTFVSPNLFGAAMSTCTLFFALAKAPKIRKWMYVTTFLALLSGSRTALLSSFLVLFFQFYSAVRPRDRWTLILPAPALAVGALILASSPLLSGREDADPTQDGRIALWQRMLSNNINDLPDLLFGWGLGLGSNTINVLFGAEHFPGQFDSDSLYLFLLNGYGLIGLLAYLVFLWMSARMSVHPRKGMVMTFIFVAGLPFNLWEYFPQNAMLMFLWGAVLGTAREASLQPSRVTATNYHRGYGEPIR